A genome region from Triticum aestivum cultivar Chinese Spring chromosome 2B, IWGSC CS RefSeq v2.1, whole genome shotgun sequence includes the following:
- the LOC123044403 gene encoding NADP-dependent glyceraldehyde-3-phosphate dehydrogenase-like, producing the protein MAGTGVFADVLDGEVYKYYADGEWRASASGKTVAIVNPTTRQTQYRVQACTQEEVNKVMDAAKVAQKSWARTPLWKRAELLHKAAAILKEHKTPIAECLVKEIAKPAKDAVSEVVRSGDLVSYTAEEGVRILGEGKLLVSDSFPGNERNKYCLSSKVPLGVVLAIPPFNYPVNLAVSKIGPALIAGNSLVLKPPTQGAVAALHMVHCFHLAGFPKGLISCVTGKGSEIGDFLTMHPGVNCISFTGGDTGIAISKKAGMVPLQMELGGKDACIVLEDADLDLVAANIVKGGFSYSGQRCTAVKVVLIMEAVADSVVEKVNAKLAKLKVGPPEDDCDITPVVTESSANFIEGLVMDAKEKGATFCQEYRREGNLIWPLLLDHVRPDMRIAWEEPFGPVLPVIRINSVEEGIHHCNASNFGLQGCVFTRDINKAIMISDAMESGTVQINSAPARGPDHFPFQGLKDSGIGSQGITNSINMMTKVKSTVINLPSPSYTMG; encoded by the exons atGGCGGGGACGGGGGTGTTCGCGGACGTGCTGGACGGCGAGGTCTACAAGTACTACGCCGACGGGGAGTGGCGCGCCTCCGCCTCCGGCAAGACGGTcgccatcgtcaaccctaccaccCGCCAGACGCAGTACAGGGTGCAAG CATGCACACAGGAGGAGGTGAACAAGGTGATGGACGCCGCCAAGGTGGCGCAGAAGTCGTGGGCGCGGACTCCGCTGTGGAAGCGCGCGGAGCTCCTCCACAAGGCGGCGGCCATCCTCAAGGAGCACAAGACCCCGATCGCCGAGTGTCTGGTCAAGGAGATCGCCAAGCCGGCCAAGGATGCCGTTTCTGAG GTGGTGCGGTCCGGCGATTTGGTGTCATACACGGCCGAGGAGGGTGTCCGGATACTGGGGGAGGGCAAGCTGCTGGTATCAGATAGCTTCCCCGGTAATGAGCGCAACAAGTACTGTTTGAGCTCCAAG GTACCTCTTGGAGTAGTTTTGGCAATCCCACCATTTAACTATCCTGTCAACCTGGCGGTTTCTAAGATTGGCCCGGCGCTAATTGCTGGCAATTCTCTTGTGCTCaagcctccgactcag GGCGCGGTGGCAGCGCTCCATATGGTACACTGCTTTCACCTGGCCGGTTTCCCAAAGGGCCTGATTAGTTGTGTTACTGGGAAAGGCTCTGAAATAGGTGATTTTCTCACAATGCACCCTGGAGTCAACTGCATAAG TTTCACGGGAGGCGATACCGGTATAGCCATTTCAAAGAAGGCCGGGATGGTCCCGCTTCAGATGGAGCTAGGAGGAAAAGATGCCTGCATTGTGCTGGAGGATGCAGACCTCGATCTAGTCGCGGCAAACATAGTAAAAGGAGGCTTCTCATACAG TGGCCAGAGGTGCACTGCCGTAAAAGTGGTTCTGATCATGGAAGCGGTTGCCGACAGCGTGGTGGAGAAGGTCAATGCCAAGCTGGCAAAGCTGAAAGTTGGCCCGCCCGAGGATGACTGTGATATCACCCCAGTTGTAACAGAATCCTCGGCAAATTTCATTGAAGGCTTGGTAATGGATGCCAAGGAGAAAGGTGCAACTTTTTGCCAAGAGTACAGGAGAGAAGGCAACCTTATCTGGCCGTTGTTGTTGGATCATGTCCGGCCTGACATGAGGATCGCCTGGGAGGAGCCTTTTGGCCCTGTCTTGCCCGTGATCAGGATCAACTCGGTTGAGGAAGGCATCCACCATTGCAACGCCAGCAACTTTGGGCTCCAG GGATGTGTGTTCACAAGAGACATCAACAAGGCAATCATGATCAGTGATGCAATGGAGAGTGGAACTGTGCAGATCAACTCCGCCCC